The Gemmatimonadaceae bacterium genome contains the following window.
GATCGCGGAGTGGCAACGCAGCTGGGACACGCGCGGGGTGGTGGCGCGAACCGCGGACGATGGGCTCTGGTTGGCCTGCGGGGTTCCGAAGCGCGAGATCCTGCAGGTGAGTCTGGAGGGCAGCGGTCGGGCGGCGCATCCGATCGTCATTCCCCGGGAGGATCTCGGACTTGAGGTCGCCCTAAGCTCGCCTGTGGCTGCGGTGCCGGTTGGTCGTGTCGCAGGGGTTGTGATTGACTCGCTGCGCAGAGGTGCCGCGTGGGCCAACGCGCAGTTGCGCGTGATTGGTGGACCCTGGCAGGCGGTGAGCGACTCTTCCGGACGCTTCGTCCTCGATGGCCTGCCGGAAGGACGCCATCGGATCGTGGTCTTGGACGATGAGCTGAGGACGCTCGGTGTGCCGATGCCCGAGGCGATGGTTGAGGTTCGAGGTGGGCTGCAGTCCAGCGCGATCGTCGCCTCGCCGACACCCGAGCGGCTCTACGAATCAATCTGTGGAGTGGCACGCGAGCCCGGGCTTGGTGTGATCGTTGGCGAGTTGCGCGATGTGGCCGGCGTTCGGCGTGCCGGAGTCGCCGTGCAGGCCGAGTGGGTGCGCGCGCTGTTGGGTCCTTCGCGTTCAGAGCAGGATCGACGTCTGGTCGCCGATACGACCGATGCGGCCGGGCGCTACACGCTCTGTGGAATCCCGGTGGAGGGCGAGGCCGCCAAGTCGGGCGATTTAACCACGTACTTCAGCGGCGAGGTCTCGCTCAGCGCCAACGCGGGATCGCTCGGCACAGACCCCGTGGGAGTGCGGCTCGACGGGGCGGTGATCCGGCGGCGTGACCTCGTGGCCGGTGATGCCCGATCGCGCACACGGATCTCCGGGCGCGTGCTGGACCACCTTGGTCAGCCGATTGAAGGCGCCACTGTCGTGGTGGGCGGGCTTGGCGGCCGCAGCGTGCAGACGTCGGCCGCCGGCGTGTGGGTGATCGATTCGGTGCCAGTGCGCACGACGACCTTGGCAATCCGCGCGCTGCGTTTCTCGCCCTTCGCACGCGAGTTGGATCCAATCGGCGGCCGCTTCAACGTCGGTGAGGTGCGGCTGGAGCTCGCGCCGCAGGTGCTGGCGGCAAGCGTGACGACGGCACGGGGTGGCGGCGGTCCGCAGGCCTGGAAGGCCGAGTTCGAGGAGCGTCGTCGGGCCAGTGCGTCCGGCACATTCATTGACGACGAAGCCATCAAGCGCCAGCCGACGCTGCAACAGACGTTCGTGGTGCGGCAGATCTCGAAGGCGCGGCTGAGTTGGGACTCGAGCGGCCGTGGCAAGATCGGCTTCGAGGTCGACTCAGGGATGGGCGCGATGTCACTGTGCTATCCACGCTGGTTCATCGACGGCGTGGACTACGGCCAGCCGGAGGCCTTCGAGGAACAGATGTGGTTGGCTCAGGCCGTGCGCGTGGAGGTCTACAAGGCCACGGAGGCCCC
Protein-coding sequences here:
- a CDS encoding carboxypeptidase regulatory-like domain-containing protein is translated as MRHTARLLLFLGAFALPPILAAQELRGTVRLSAAGEPAAGVIIEALRRGSADRVASTLTDSRGYYILHLVAGEPVTVRALRIGQRPTILGDFTLAAGEVRTADVELSGAAIVLDRVRVVGQRICGPSSDRTATALTLLDEARKALRATQLISTQGELSATWELRSQRITMRGDAIGAPTLREYRGRTSQPFVSLAPDSLAEDGYRRERDGESTYYAPDADVLLSDSFVAGHCFRTEPWSRDDRDWVGVGFSAVRTRRDVVDIEGTLWLDRQSAELRRLEYRYSNLPREIRDAPAGGDVQFLRLPTGVWLVERWEIRMPRLTETEEPVFRGGVQVGTTRSSRLRSMEVAGGAVREIRGDRGLLFTTVGAETLVAPSTSPTAMAELCPNSLAANEGLLWGVVSDSAGNPRSGAQVRVEWRQNARWIAEWQRSWDTRGVVARTADDGLWLACGVPKREILQVSLEGSGRAAHPIVIPREDLGLEVALSSPVAAVPVGRVAGVVIDSLRRGAAWANAQLRVIGGPWQAVSDSSGRFVLDGLPEGRHRIVVLDDELRTLGVPMPEAMVEVRGGLQSSAIVASPTPERLYESICGVAREPGLGVIVGELRDVAGVRRAGVAVQAEWVRALLGPSRSEQDRRLVADTTDAAGRYTLCGIPVEGEAAKSGDLTTYFSGEVSLSANAGSLGTDPVGVRLDGAVIRRRDLVAGDARSRTRISGRVLDHLGQPIEGATVVVGGLGGRSVQTSAAGVWVIDSVPVRTTTLAIRALRFSPFARELDPIGGRFNVGEVRLELAPQVLAASVTTARGGGGPQAWKAEFEERRRASASGTFIDDEAIKRQPTLQQTFVVRQISKARLSWDSSGRGKIGFEVDSGMGAMSLCYPRWFIDGVDYGQPEAFEEQMWLAQAVRVEVYKATEAPSRYTDFNGCGVILIWTR